A single region of the Procambarus clarkii isolate CNS0578487 chromosome 59, FALCON_Pclarkii_2.0, whole genome shotgun sequence genome encodes:
- the LOC123768310 gene encoding basic salivary proline-rich protein 4-like: MVVILSAYSTALFLEMILKFDNEWQLQQSRRARRNSKRADSADGEEIIGNGDRNIGTRVKNVEVGGGGPTQQGERPPSKGNAHPARGTPTQARGTLTQQGERPPSKGNAHPSKGNAHPARGTPTQQGERPPKQGERSPSKGNAHPARGTPTQARGTPTQQGERPPKQGERPSSKGNAHPSKGNAHPSKGNAHPSKGNAHPARRTPQGPPTQARGTPTHATQARGTPTQQGERPPKQGERSPSKGNAHPARGTPTQARGTPTQQGERPPKQGERPSSKGNAHPSKGNAHPSKGNAHPSKGNAHPARRTPTQQGEHPPKQGERPPKQGERPPSKGNAHPGRGTPTQARGTPTQQGERPPKQGERPPSKENAHPARGTPTQQGERPPKQGERSPSKGNAHPARRTPTQHGERPPSKGNAHQARGTPTQASSRYPR; this comes from the exons atggttgttatattgagtgcatattctactgcattattccttgaaatgatcctcaaatt CGACAATGAGTGGCAACTGCAACAATCACGGAGAGCGAGAAGAAATTCTAAACGTGCAGACTCTGCTGATGGCGAGGAGATCATTGGCAACGGTGACAGGAACATCGGAACCCGTGTGAAGAATGtggaggtgggcggtggtgggcccaccCAGCAAGGGGAACGCCCACCCAGCAAGGGGAACGCCCACCCAGCAAGGGGAACGCCCACCCAAGCAAGGGGAACGCTCACCCAGCAAGGGGAACGCCCACCCAGCAAGGGGAACGCCCACCCAAGCAAGGGGAACGCCCACCCAGCAAGGGGAACGCCCACCCAGCAAGGGGAACGCCCACCCAAGCAAGGGGAACGCTCACCCAGCAAGGGGAACGCCCACCCAGCAAGGGGAACGCCCACCCAAGCAAGGGGAACGCCCACCCAGCAAGGGGAACGCCCACCCAAGCAAGGGGAACGCCCATCCAGCAAGGGGAACGCCCACCCAAGCAAGGGGAACGCCCACCCAAGCAAGGGGAACGCCCACCCAAGCAAGGGGAACGCCCACCCAGCAAGGAGAACGCCCCAGGGACCACCCACCCAAGCAAGGGGAACGCCCACCCACGCCACCCAAGCAAGGGGAACGCCCACCCAGCAAGGGGAACGCCCACCCAAGCAAGGGGAACGCTCACCCAGCAAGGGGAACGCCCACCCAGCAAGGGGAACGCCCACCCAAGCAAGGGGAACGCCCACCCAGCAAGGGGAACGCCCACCCAAGCAAGGGGAACGCCCATCCAGCAAGGGGAACGCCCACCCAAGCAAGGGGAACGCCCACCCAAGCAAGGGGAACGCCCACCCAAGCAAGGGGAACGCCCACCCAGCAAGGAGAACGCCCACCCAGCAAGGGGAACACCCACCCAAGCAAGGGGAACGCCCACCCAAGCAAGGGGAACGCCCACCCAGCAAGGGGAACGCCCACCCAGGAAGGGGAACGCCCACCCAAGCAAGGGGAACGCCCACCCAGCAAGGGGAACGCCCACCCAAGCAAGGGGAACGCCCACCCAGCAAGGAGAACGCCCATCCAGCAAGAGGAACGCCCACCCAGCAAGGGGAACGCCCACCCAAGCAAGGGGAACGCTCACCCAGCAAGGGGAACGCCCACCCAGCAAGGAGAACGCCCACCCAGCATGGGGAACGCCCACCCAGCAAGGGGAACGCCCACCAAGCAAGGGGAACGCCCACCCAAGCCTCCTCTCGCTACCCGCGCTAA